A genomic segment from Rhinatrema bivittatum chromosome 19, aRhiBiv1.1, whole genome shotgun sequence encodes:
- the LOC115081213 gene encoding ferritin heavy chain B-like: protein MESQLRQNFSHDCEAAINRMANLELYASYVYLSMSYYFDRDDVALHHVAEFFKEQSHEEWEHGEKFLKYQNKRGGRAVLQDVKKPEHDEWGNTLEAMRTALQLEKTVNQALLDLHKLAMDRSDPHLCDFLENEYLEEKVKAIKKLGDYITNLKLLGVPQNGMGEYLFDKHSMEKSS, encoded by the exons ATGGAGTCCCAGCTGCGCCAGAACTTCAGCCATGACTGTGAAGCTGCCATCAACCGTATGGCGAACCTGGAGCTCTATGCTTCCTATgtctatctctccatg TCCTATTACTTTGACCGGGATGACGTGGCCCTGCACCACGTGGCCGAGTTCTTCAAGGAGCAGAGCCACGAGGAGTGGGAACATGGGGAGAAGTTCCTAAAATACCAGAACAAGCGAGGCGGCCGGGCCGTGCTGCAGGATGTCAAG AAGCCAGAGCATGACGAGTGGGGTAACACCCTGGAGGCCATGCGGACTGCCCTTCAGCTGGAGAAGACTGTGAACCAGGCCCTGCTGGACCTGCACAAACTGGCCATGGACAGGAGTGATCCCCAT CTGTGTGACTTCCTGGAGAATGAGTACCTGGAGGAAAAGGTGAAGGCCATCAAGAAGCTGGGCGACTACATCACCAACCTGAAGCTCCTGGGGGTGCCCCAGAATGGCATGGGCGA